In one window of Dokdonia sp. PRO95 DNA:
- a CDS encoding CIA30 family protein, translating into MKYLLALLITTTMNTTPLSFDFGTTCNTCDDWFVVLDGVMGGLSTGSIEQTKESIIFRGSVSLENNGGFASLRTPYQSYDLSGYTTVTVRYKSTGQDFGLTLNKYKRFWRPNYKINLPITQGEWKTVTYNLADFGTYRLGQPLEGQPDKEDLAEIIRLGLISNTKAATDFEIEVDKIIFE; encoded by the coding sequence ATGAAATATCTCTTAGCCTTACTGATCACAACTACTATGAACACGACACCGCTCTCTTTTGATTTTGGAACTACTTGCAATACTTGTGATGACTGGTTTGTCGTGCTTGATGGTGTGATGGGAGGATTATCTACGGGTAGTATTGAGCAAACTAAGGAAAGTATCATCTTTCGCGGAAGCGTAAGTCTGGAGAATAATGGTGGTTTTGCATCATTGAGAACTCCTTACCAGTCGTATGATTTGTCGGGTTATACGACCGTGACTGTGCGATATAAATCCACAGGGCAAGATTTTGGGCTCACGCTCAATAAGTATAAAAGATTCTGGAGACCGAATTATAAAATAAACCTACCCATCACTCAAGGGGAGTGGAAAACCGTCACCTATAATCTCGCAGATTTTGGCACCTACAGACTGGGGCAACCTCTGGAAGGGCAGCCCGATAAAGAAGATCTTGCAGAGATTATACGTCTCGGACTGATCTCAAATACAAAAGCCGCAACAGATTTTGAGATAGAAGTAGATAAAATCATATTTGAGTAA
- a CDS encoding TMEM175 family protein, producing the protein MIQETYDKTRVINFSDAVFSIVMTLLILEVGVPTISEINTKPFKSVLSARIPDFIGLFVSFMVSALYWMGHIKLMRYVNVISGKLLWINIFFLLAIVVLPFSTAMYINGFDQAGPFIFYCINLSVIGFFNIVMLRYVYHSEKQLSGFTRLRYRWYRARGLNVMIIWVIAGLIASSMPSLSRFIFLLLFVVQFLIDRRFKKKMTLAE; encoded by the coding sequence ATGATACAAGAAACTTATGATAAAACACGGGTAATCAACTTTTCAGACGCTGTATTTTCTATTGTAATGACACTTCTCATTCTCGAGGTGGGTGTCCCTACTATAAGTGAGATTAATACAAAACCTTTCAAAAGTGTTCTATCTGCTAGAATACCAGATTTTATTGGGCTTTTTGTGAGTTTTATGGTTAGTGCGCTCTACTGGATGGGTCACATAAAATTAATGCGTTACGTAAATGTGATTTCAGGTAAATTACTTTGGATAAACATCTTTTTTCTACTCGCTATCGTCGTATTACCATTCTCAACTGCGATGTATATAAATGGTTTTGACCAAGCTGGTCCTTTCATATTTTATTGTATTAATCTTAGTGTGATAGGGTTTTTTAATATAGTGATGTTGCGATATGTGTATCACTCAGAAAAGCAACTCTCGGGTTTTACTAGGTTACGATATCGTTGGTACAGAGCTAGGGGTCTTAATGTGATGATTATTTGGGTAATTGCTGGTCTTATAGCAAGCTCTATGCCTAGCCTCTCACGTTTTATATTTTTACTTCTTTTTGTTGTTCAATTTCTTATTGATCGTCGTTTTAAGAAGAAAATGACACTTGCCGAGTAG